One window from the genome of Cuculus canorus isolate bCucCan1 chromosome 12, bCucCan1.pri, whole genome shotgun sequence encodes:
- the MAPK6 gene encoding mitogen-activated protein kinase 6, giving the protein MAEKFESLMNIHGFDLGSRYMDLKPLGCGGNGLVFSAVDNDCDKRVAVKKIVLTDPQSVKHALREIKIIRRLDHDNIVKVFEILGPSGSQLTDDVGSLTELNCVYIVQEYMETDLANLLEQGPLLEDHARLFMYQLLRGLKYIHSANVLHRDLKPANLFINTEDLVLKIGDFGLARIMDPHYSHKGHLSEGLVTKWYRSPRLLLSPNNYTKAIDMWAAGCIFAEMLTGKTLFAGAHELEQMQLILESIPVVHEEDRQELLNVIPVYIRNDMTEPHKPLTQLLPGISPEALDFLEQILTFSPMDRLTAEEALSHPYMSIYSFPTDEPISSHPFHIEDEVDDILLMDESHSHIYNWERYHESQFSDHDWPIHNNYEADEVQRDPRALSDVTDEEEVQVDPRKYLDGDREKYLEDPAFDTHFSTEPCWQYSDHHENKYCDLECSHTCNYKMRSSSYLDNLVWRDSEVNHYYEPKLIIDLSNWKEQSKEKSDKKGKSKCEKNGLVKAQIALEEASQQLVEKEREKNKGFDFDSFIAETIQLSLQHESTDVDKLNDLNSSVSQIELKGLISKSVSREKQEKGMANLAQLEALYQTSWDSQFVGSGEECFLIDQFCCEVRKDEQVEKENTYTSYLDKFFSKKEDAEMLEPEPVEEGKLGEKEREESFLSNSGELLFNKQLEAIGIPQFHSPVGSPLKSIQATLTPSAMKSSPQIPHKTYSSILKHLN; this is encoded by the exons atggcagaaaaatttGAAAGTCTCATGAACATTCATGGTTTTGATCTGGGCTCTCGGTATATGGACTTAAAACCACTGGGCTGTGGTGGAAATGGCTTAGTTTTTTCTGCTGTCGATAATGACTGTGATAAAAGAGTGGCCGTCAAGAAAATTGTCCTTACGGATCCCCAGAGTGTTAAACATGCTCTACGTGAGATCAAAATTATTCGAAGACTTGACCATGATAACATTGTCAAAGTATTTGAAATTCTTGGTCCTAGTGGAAGCCAGTTAACAGATGATGTGGGCTCCCTTACAGAATTGAACTGTGTTTACATTGTCCAGGAATACATGGAGACAGATCTGGCTAATCTGCTAGAGCAAGGCCCTTTATTGGAAGATCATGCCAGGCTTTTTATGTACCAGCTGCTACGTGGGCTCAAGTATATTCACTCTGCAAATGTTCTGCATAGAGATCTCAAACCAGCTAATCTTTTCATTAATACTGAAGACTTGGTGCTGAAGATTGGTGACTTTGGTCTTGCACGAATCATGGATCCTCATTATTCCCACAAG GGCCATCTTTCCGAAGGACTAGTTACTAAATGGTACAGATCGCCCCgtcttttgctttctcctaACAACTACACTAAAGCCATTGACATGTGGGCTGCAGGTTGCATCTTTGCTGAAATGCTGACTGGGAAAACCCTCTTTGCAG GTGCACATGAACTTGAACAGATGCAGTTGATCCTAGAATCAATTCCTGTTGTACACGAGGAGGACCGTCAGGAGCTTCTCAATGTAATTCCAGTTTACATTAGAAATGATATGACTGAGCCACACAAACCTTTAACTCAGTTGCTTCCAGGCATCAGTCCTGAAG CACTGGACTTTCTGGAGCAAATTTTGACATTTAGTCCCATGGATCGCTTGACAGCAGAAGAAGCTTTGTCCCATCCTTATATGAGCATTTATTCCTTTCCAACGGATGAGCCTATTTCAAGTCATCCTTTTCACATTGAAGACGAGGTTGATGATATTCTGCTGATGGATGAAAGTCACAGCCATATTTACAACTGGGAAAG ATACCATGAAAGTCAGTTTTCAGACCATGACTGGCCTATTCATAATAACTATGAAGCTGATGAAGTTCAGCGTGATCCAAGGGCTCTTTCTGATGTTACTGATGAGGAAGAAGTGCAAGTAGATCCTCGCAAATATTTGGATGGAGATCGTGAAAAGTATCTGGAGGATCCTGCCTTTGACACCCACTTCTCTACTGAGCCTTGCTGGCAGTATTCAGATCACCATGAAAACAAGTATTGTGATCTGGAATGTAGTCACACTTGTAATTACAAAATGCGGTCATCTTCATACCTAGATAATTTAGTTTGGCGAGACAGTGAGGTTAACCATTACTATGAGCCCAAGCTTATTATAGATCTTTCAAACTGGAAggaacagagcaaagaaaagtcTGATAAGAAAGGCAAGTCTAAATGTGAAAAGAATGGGTTGGTGAAAGCTCAGATAGCACTCGAGGAAGCATCGCAGCAACTtgttgaaaaagaaagggagaagaataAAGGATTTGACTTTGATTCCTTTATAGCAGAAACCATTCAGCTTAGTTTACAACACGAGTCTACTGATGTTGATAAATTAAATGACTTGAATAGCTCAGTGTCTCAAATAGAGTTGAAAGGATTGATCTCAAAGTCAGtaagcagagagaagcaggagaaaggaaTGGCTAATTTGGCGCAGTTAGAAGCTCTGTACCAAACTTCTTGGGACAGTCAGTTTGTAGGTAGTGGGGAGGAGTGCTTCCTCATAGACCAGTTCTGTTGTGAAGTAAGAAAAGATGAAcaagttgaaaaagaaaatacttacaCCAGTTACTTGGACAAATTTTTTAGTAAGAAAGAAGATGCTGAAATGCTAGAACCTGAGCCAGTAGAAGAGGGGAAGcttggggagaaggagagagaagagagctTTCTCAGTAACAGTGGAGAACTCCTCTTCAACAAGCAGCTTGAGGCTATAGGTATTCCTCAGTTTCACAGCCCTGTTGGTTCGCCACTGAAATCAATACAGGCCACGTTAACGCCTTCTGCTATGAAATCATCTCCCCAAATTCCCCACAAAACATACAGCAGCATTCTGAAACATCTAAATTAA